The following are encoded together in the Lathyrus oleraceus cultivar Zhongwan6 chromosome 3, CAAS_Psat_ZW6_1.0, whole genome shotgun sequence genome:
- the LOC127127780 gene encoding uncharacterized protein LOC127127780 translates to MDEIAQSPKKSLGHATVIYLLCKKAGVPDFQDSDMLRPAAPLNSHWMKERTTTDDPPRPLRRPHDREASTSAPRQDAQPAATETQPPQPSPIDENSREYRMQMSQFCVMQEFCFQYRLLGRVLTHQTDLWEEAQRFRERFSGPPPAPHFGQFTFPWWNQPVQIGGEIPQQPQQPPHQTPPQQQHTPSGHTETLTPISAFARGHTQLDPTEEIDFDTHMQDGGLGD, encoded by the coding sequence ATGGATGAGATTGCCCAGTCACCAAAAAAATCATTAGGCCATGCGACTGTGATTTATTTGCTGTGCAAAAAAGCTGGTGTTCCGGATTTTCAAGATTCAGATATGTTGCGACCTGCTGCACCGCTGAACTCCCATTGGATGAAGGAGAGGACGACCACAGATGATCCGCCCCGACCTCTGCGGCGACCACATGACAGGGAGGCCAGCACCAGTGCTCCGCGTCAGGATGCTCAGCCGGCTGCTACGGAGACACAGCCCCCTCAGCCTTCTCCGATTGATGAGAACTCTAGGGAGTACCGGATGCAGATGTCACAATTTTGTGTTATGCAGGAGTTCTGTTTTCAGTATCGACTGTTAGGGAGAGTTCTTACCCATCAGACAGATCTTTGGGAGGAGGCACAACGCTTTAGAGAGAGATTCTCCGGACCTCCTCCAGCACCTCACTTTGGACAGTTCACCTTTCCTTGGTGGAACCAGCCAGTTCAGATAGGGGGAGAGATTCCGCAGCAGCCGCAACAACCACCACACCAGACACCACCTCAGCAGCAGCATACTCCTTCAGGCCACACGGAGACATTGACGCCTATCTCTGCCTTCGCACGGGGGCACACTCAGTTGGATCCTACAGAGGAGATTGACTTTGATACTCATATGCAGGACGGTGGACTGGGTGATTGA